TCAACAGGCGATTGACTATTATGAGCAACGTCTTATAATTGCCCGTGAGCTTGGCGATCGCGATGGAGAAGGTCGCGCCCTTGCTAATTTAGGACAGGCTTACCAAAGTCTGAGTCAATATCAACAAGCGATTGATTCCCATGAGCAAGCTCTAGCTATTGCCCTGGAGATTGGCGATCGTAGTGGAGAAGGGCTTGCTTTGGGTAGCCTGGGCGATGCTTACAATAGTCTAGGTCAATATCAACAAGCAATTAACCACTATGAGCAATTTCTAACTATTGCCCTGGAGATTGGCGATCGTCGAGGTGAGGGAAATGCCTTGGGTAGTCTGGGTCGTGCTTATGAAAATTTAGGTCAATATCAACAAGCGATTGGGTACTTTGAGCGATCCTTAGCTATTGCTCGCGAAGTTGGCAATCGTCAGGGCGAGGGAGCCTCACTGGGTAATCTAGGGCATGCTTACTATGGTATGAGTCAGTATCAACAAGCAATTGACTACTATGAGCAGTTTCTAACCATTGCTCGTGCGCTTGGTGACCGCCGTGAGGAGGGAAGTGCTTTGGGTAGCTTGGGTGTTATTTACCGTAATCTAGGTCAGTATCCACAAGCAATTGACTTTTATGAGCAATTTCTAACTATTTCCCGTGAGCTTGGCGATCGCAAGGGCGAAGGCATTGCTCTCGGCAATTTGGGAAATGTGTACGCTGACTTGGATCAATATCAGGAGGCGATCGCGCTCTATGAGCAACATCTGGTCATCGCCCGCGAGATTGGCGATCGCGCCGGCGAAGGCAACGTGCTGAACAATTTGGGAATTGCTCATCTAAGCTTAGAACGGTATCCTCAAGCTACAGAAACACTGTTTGCTGCTATTGAGGTTTATGAGTCTCTGCGGGATGGCGACATTCCCGATGCTCAGCAGATTACTTTCTTCGACACACAGAGTAGTGCCTATGGTTTCTTGCAACGTTCATTGATTGCTCAAGGTGAAACTGAACAGGCACTGGCCATTTCAGAGCGGGGCCGGGCAAGAGCCTTTGTCTCATCTCTTGCCGAACGACAAAACCAAGATGCCCCAGCACTTCCACCACCTTCCATTGCCGACATTCAACGCACGGCCCAAGCCCAAAACGCCACTTTGGTGCAATATTCCAGGGCATCATTTGAAGATGGAGTATCCCAACTCTACATCTGGGTGATTCAACCAACGGGTGAGATCACCTTCCGCTCCGTTGATCTCTCCGGACTCGACAGTAGCCTGTTTGAATTTATCACCACCAGCCGCGATGCCATCGGTCTCCGCAGCCGCAATAACGATGCCACCATCGAAGTTGCCCTCACCCCCGAAGCCCTGCGCACCCGAGCCGAACGCCAACGCCAAATCCTGCAAGAACTCCATACCCTGCTCATCGACCCGATCGCCGACCTCCTGCCCGCCGATCCTGACGCGCCAGTTATCATCATTCCTCACCAAGAACTCTTCCTCGTTCCCTTTGCCGCCCTCGTCGATGCCAATGGCGATTATCTGATTCAACATCATACCCTGCTCACCGCCCCCTCCATTCAAGTCCTGCAACTCCTCGGCGAACAGCAAGCCACCACCGCCACGGGCGACCCGCTGATTATCGGCAATCCCATCATGCCGTCCATCTGGAACCCCGCCACTGGAGAAGACGAAAACTTATCTAGCTTACCGGGA
This genomic interval from Leptolyngbya sp. CCY15150 contains the following:
- a CDS encoding tetratricopeptide repeat protein, with the protein product MNAKTFLPLLTSLLVMPVSLSAVLLLTARAEAQVTVAQTDAAALLEEGDRLLQQGIQQLQVSQFQEALQSWQQALDLYRDPAVQAAFPKESRQGEGFTLMGLGFAYSNLGQYERAIEFHEQHLAIARELGDSPEERLRQRIGEVRALSNLGMAYSNLDQYERAIEFHEQHLAIARELSDRAEEGRALGSLGNNYLSLRQYERVIDFSGQHLIIARDLGDRAGEIRALVTLGTAYWSLGQYQQAIDYYEQRLMIAREFGDSPEERLRQRVEEGETLDILALAYWSLDQYQQAIDYYEQRLIIARELGDRDGEGRALANLGQAYQSLSQYQQAIDSHEQALAIALEIGDRSGEGLALGSLGDAYNSLGQYQQAINHYEQFLTIALEIGDRRGEGNALGSLGRAYENLGQYQQAIGYFERSLAIAREVGNRQGEGASLGNLGHAYYGMSQYQQAIDYYEQFLTIARALGDRREEGSALGSLGVIYRNLGQYPQAIDFYEQFLTISRELGDRKGEGIALGNLGNVYADLDQYQEAIALYEQHLVIAREIGDRAGEGNVLNNLGIAHLSLERYPQATETLFAAIEVYESLRDGDIPDAQQITFFDTQSSAYGFLQRSLIAQGETEQALAISERGRARAFVSSLAERQNQDAPALPPPSIADIQRTAQAQNATLVQYSRASFEDGVSQLYIWVIQPTGEITFRSVDLSGLDSSLFEFITTSRDAIGLRSRNNDATIEVALTPEALRTRAERQRQILQELHTLLIDPIADLLPADPDAPVIIIPHQELFLVPFAALVDANGDYLIQHHTLLTAPSIQVLQLLGEQQATTATGDPLIIGNPIMPSIWNPATGEDENLSSLPGAEAEAIAIAEVFNTEPLLWEQASETTVTRRMATAPLLHFATHGLLDYGDPTATGVRDFPGAIALAAGEGNDGLLTSAEIFDLTLSAELVVLSACDTGRGRITGDGVIGLSRAFIQAGVPQVLVSLWAVPDAPTAELMTTFYQQRDLTDTDAQALRQAMLITLQTHPNPRDWAAFTLIGGAQ